The Arachis ipaensis cultivar K30076 chromosome B07, Araip1.1, whole genome shotgun sequence genomic interval TTTGCAGTACTTTCTAAGTGGTTTGTTGCAATTTGCGCATTTAGTACAAGATCATCCTTCTTGAGGTTGCTTTTGAAGGTTTCTAAATTGCCCAAGGACACCAGTCCCAAAGATTTGTCTTCTGCATTGCTTCCAACTTTTTGAGAACCTGAACCAGTCCCCATGTCAGAAGCAGGATTAAAGGCATTGCCAATTTCTGGAATCAAAATATTTGAACTACTTAGATCAATTTCTTTCCCAAACTTGATCTTTAGACGGACCCGAGTTGTTGGAACTGGACATTTCTGCCCTGCATTTGAAGAACTAGAACTTGCACTGTTCTTAAATGCTTTTCCTGCTTGACGCTTGCTTCTAGTATTCCCCAATTCTTGGCACATGGCTTTACTAATCCCAAGCTCATTATCTTGCTCAAAATATTGTTCAATGCTCCCAAGCAATCCCCAGATAGAAGATCGTGCGGGCTTGGAGAAAGAACTTCTTTTCTTTCTAGCAACCTCTAAGTTTATCTTCATATCTCCACCTGGATGTGTCAAATCAGCTTTGTTGCATTTTCTTGAGGCTTTTTTTGTTTGTGTCTTACGACCAACTTTATTTCTTCTACTATTCCTCTGAGACGGCAATAGGATGCTTTGAGCGAAAAAATCAGCTTCCACAGTATCTTTTCCATCATTATCTGTCTGTCCAACAGTGTCCATAGCACTACTGTTATTGACAGAAACAACACCACCCTTAGGAAGCAGATCATGTGTGTCCTTCAAAGAGGTATCGGTGACTAAAACAATGGAGGGCCGATCTAAATCAGCATATAAAGGTTTCCTAGGAGCACAGCTGGTAGTTTCTTCTGAGTGAGAGTCCTTCAATTTACACAACTTCTCATCTATTTGCAAGATATCATTCTTCATTACATTACCCTGGACCAACACTGAAGTCTCCGGAGGGGAATCAACTACAGGTGAACTCTCCAAGGTCCTATGACAGCCTGGTGAGGACAATACTTGGACATGTGAATCAACAATGTTTTCCTTATCTACAAAAGCTTTAATCTTTTCATCAATACTACTATTCCAATCATCACCATATTTAACATCACATAGCTGACCACGTCTGCTATCTTCCTCTGTACATACAGCTGTTGGAACTTCCAAAGCCTGCATCTGCAAAGGAGATGCCTGCCTGCAAGCATCGGATTCCATCCCATCAAAAGCATCACATTTTTCCACACCCATTGACAATGGATCTGCATTTCTCACAATGTCCCCCTGCTCATTTTTGTGGTCACAACCAACTAGCAAGTCAGTCGTGGGTTCTGATTCCAAGGACATTTCAGAATGTCTGAAATCATGCACACAATCCAAAGCATCCACAAGTACACTGGAGTCATCATTTTTGCCTCCCATGACAGCTGAATCATCATTCACTGAGGGGAATACATTGAGCTTCTCATCCTTCTGCACGACGTGTTGAACACAATGCTCCTGCAACCCAGTCACAGTTACGGACTCCGACGGAATGTCTGAGTTGCCTTCATCTTGAAAATTTCTTTCCGAACACATCCCCCTAGTTTTTAGACCTGAACCCTCATTGTTCCCACAACATATCCTTGAATGATTCTGACAATCATGCTCAGAGGTGTTCTCCAATTGCAACATATCAGCGTTTCCACATTCATTTGGCAAGACATCTCCACACCTGTCCGGAACATCACTGCCGCTTGTAGAACACTCAGGGCCCTCCTGGGGTAAATCCACACTACCCTTCGCCCTGTGAAGCTCAACATCCGTAACAACAGCACCGCCGCTTAGAGAACCCTCAGGGCCCTCCTGGGGTAAATCCACACTTCCATCCTTCGCCCTGTGAAGCTCAACATCCACAACAACAGCACCACCGCTTGCAGAACCCTCCTGGGGTAAATCCACACTGCCATCCTTCAAGCTGCTAAGCTCATCAGAGTACAACACACTACAAGCTCCTTCTGAACACAACTGTTTCTGCAAATGATCCGAATGCACGGGAATCTCTGAGCACAAATGCTGCTCAATAACAGACCCACCTGATATTCCATCATCAACCATAGCTGAATCCCCACAAGAACCCATCTCAATTAACATCAAACCATTCAAAAATTCATCCACAAGTCCACTATTACCACCAAGTCCTCGCTGAGTTCCAAAATCTCTGATTAACAAGAAACCAAGTACCCCAATAAACACAAAGAAACCAACGATAAGGACATGAACAGGAATCAAAAAACAAAGCACAATGCATATGACAAAATAGCAACACAAATCTCAAGCACGGTATTCACACAACACAAACTTCAATTGGAGCAAATTGAACAACATTACCAGCACGTGAAAAGCATAGCTCagaaagaaaaccctagaaagcagCATTCTCCTGCGGCACCTCTACACGGAAAGAGAGAGgcaacaaaaaacaaaacaaaaaggtttaaatccaaaaaaaaaaaagaatataacaaaaccaatttaaaaaaataaaataaacttggAGAGCAAGTAGAGAAGCGATACCTGCTGAGGATGTGTGAGATTGAGGATAAGGAGGTTAGGTTTTTTCAACAATggtagttttttgttttttttcaccGGCAAAAAAAAAACACGAAAAAAAAAACTATTCTTTTTGTATCTGAGTCGAGGAGAGAGAAAGCTGGGTCTGCGTCGCGcgcagaagagagagaagagagagatggtTGGTGAAGTtgtcaacaaaaaataaataaaaataaaatagaggagaaaaaaaaaagaaaataaaaattgacaCGCGATGAgggaaaaaggagagagagagagactgagagagagagggttccGACCGGAAGGAGGCTTTTATCGTTTCACCAAATTCCGAGATGATTTGACCGTTTTACCCTGATGGCCACGCGGCTTCATCCGTTCGTTTTTCCACTTTTCACTTGTTCTTTTGTTCATCCTAGGACACGTGTCCTTACTGCACCGCTAatcgtattttttattttttaatgtattgcacataataataataataataataataataataataatatataaatttaatgttATTTGTTATTTNNNNNNNNNNNNNNNNNNNNNNNNNNNNNNNNNNNNATgttaaaaatgagatattatatCTTAAAAATAACATATTGATTTTGGGTTAATTTTAAAAGATACAAATATAATAACAGATATCATAGTAAAAATGATAAGAAAGATCTTTTTTCCACAAGTGAAGTTCTATTATCTTAAAAGGAGTTTAAAAATAGTATTTAATGAGACTATCTTTCTTaaacaattttttatttgtttttttttttatttgttgtttgttttctttctaattacccaaaaaaattaaaaatttgaaaattaatttttagttaattaacATNNNNNNNNNNNNNNNNNNNNNNNNNNNNNNNNNNNNNNNNNNNNNNNNNNNNNNNNNNNNNNNNNNNNNNNNNNNNNNNNNNNNNNNNNNNNNNNNNNNNNNNNNNNNNNNNNNNNNNNNNNNNNNNNNNNNNNNNNNNNNNNNNNNNNNNNNNNNNNNNNNNNNNNNNNNNNNNNNNNNNNNNNNNNNNNNNNNNNNNNNNNNNNNNNNNNNNNNNNNNNNNNNNNNNNNNNNNNNNNNNNNNNNNNNNNNNNNNNNNNNNNNNNNNNNNNNNNNNNNNNNNNNNNNNNNNNNNNNNNNNNNNNNNNNNNNNNNNNNNNNNNNNNNNNNNNNNNNNNNNNNNNNNNNNNNNNNNNNNNNNNNNNNNNNNNNNNNNNNNNNNNNNNNNNNNNNNNNNNNNNNNNNNNNNNNNNNNNNNNNAAGCTGgtcttatattttttctttttgtccaATTTCTGTTCAAAATTAGTAATCTTcaatgtaattaattattttaagacCAACAAAAATTAAGAAAGTATCACTTCTTTGAAATCGTTTGTCCCAAACAAAAACTTGCATCAAAGATTGCAGAACCACATTTTTACCCCCGTAGTTGtatataaaataaagtaaaaattaataatatgatGAGTTTTCTATTCGATAATAAAATGGGAGGATCTTTTATGATGGGGATTTGAGATATTATATGGAGTTCCAATCCACTAAAGACCAAAGAAATTGTCTCTATTGTCCTTTAGTTTGTACACTTTCGTATCATTGGTTATGGCTTTGTAGAGTTTAACCAATATAATAAAGGAGTTTATATATTTATATGGGCAATGTTTGAGTATCTAGATATTTTTTTGGGAGACTTTATAAGTAATTGGATATTTTGGTTTTTAGAATTTTGATTTGCTTGGTTTTAGTTTTAATCCAACAGTAACTGTTTATAAGATTAGAAGAAATTTATAAATGGTGTATAAACAATATTANNNNNNNNNNNNNNNNNNNNNNNNNNNNNNNNNNNNNNNNNNNNNNNNNNNNNNNNNNNNNNNNNNNNNNNNNNNNNNNNNNNNNNNNNNNNNNNNNNNNNNNNNNNNNNNNNNNNNNNNNNNNNNNNNNNNNNATATAAATCAATATAGTTTTCAtccagatttttttaaaatttacatacataaattaaaaaattctatTTATTAAAGATGATTTAATATTTATGCTAATCAAATGATGgccaaaaatactaaaaattacttGTTCTAAGAGtttctcttttaaaaaaatatttaattattttgttagtaTATAttgttttatcaaatttataattaaatttctataatttttttcaactagatttttaatactgcttttatttttgtaattaggtcttaatataaaaaatattagagttaactgaatatttttcTATAAATTGAAGGTATCTTTGAAAAATTATTCTATTAACTTTAATATTTTTgcatgaaaataatctaattacaaaattaaaagtgatATGTATCCAAAAAACTAGGAACTGATATTATACCTCGAAACTGTTAAGTCAAAGTCCGCGTAACTAATCCAAAAAGAGATATGAGATATACCTTCATACTGGCCGCGAGAATCTCGGAAACTCAACAGATAGACACTGAACTCATTCTCAAGATAAATACCAACGCCAGACGACCTATGAGGACACATGAGCAAACACACTACAAAACAAAGCCTTTTGATCTAAAGtttgatattttttataataaactgacttgagcgtcggggtcctttttgcaggtgctccATACTGCTTGATCGAGAGAGGAACCCGTGGCGCTACGCAAAGGAGGAGGACGTCGTTGGTGCTCTTCCCCTTGTGGACGTTGTTGGTGCTCTTCATCGGTCGAGCATCTGCAGACTAACGGGCTCGTCGAAGCAGCTAACAAAATCATTTTGCAAGCattaaagaagaagcttattGCAGCAAAAACCCAGTAGGCCGAGCTAATACCATAAATACTTTGAGGTTACAACACTACACCACAAACTAGAACCAAAGAAACACCATTTAGGCTGGTCTTTGGGGCTAatgccatgatcccaatagaaaTATCTCAGGGATAAATAAGAACCGACCATTTCGATGATAATGCAAATGACCAAGCAAGGAACGTCAAGCTAGACACAACAGAGGAGGAACGAGAAGCCACTAGAATACGGCAGGAAGTAATGCAACTCACGATGCAGCGCAAGTACAACAAGAAGGTCAGACCTCGGCCATTAGAAAAAGGTGACCTCGTGCTCACACGCCTAGAAGACGTCAGAAAGCCTCCAGGACAAGGCAACCTCGCCGCAAATAGGGAAGGCCCTTTCCGAGTTTTGTAACCACCTTACCCCATGAGGCCTGTGATTCCTCATTCTATACAACATTTGCTGACGCGCATAGATTTTTAGATATATAAATACATAGCATAGATAACGAATTATAATTAGAACATGTAGCGTTAAAACTTTTTCTTTTAGTGCTTTCGAGCAGTGGCGGAACCAGAAATTTCATAAGAGGGGgccaattaaatataaaatataacaaaaaattaacaaaatatgatTTGtagcatatatataaaaaaagtaattatattatataaaagtcAATGTTCAACTACATACTACAtacttttgatatttttaaacttGCTCGACGATGCTTCATGGAACTAAAATCATCAATTATCATCTCTGAAGTGAACAAGTTGTGTCACAGATTGTTCAATAATATTTTGAACATTACTCAAAGAATTTGAAGCTGAATTTTGTTCATCATatattctctcttttctcttgaaaaATGAGTGAATTGTTTTCATCTTTAACATTTTTAACTTAACTTGAACtatctaaaaaaacaaaaataattgcatatatgttattttcttaaaaaaaatattaaacctATTGAGCAATAACAAATAACTTTAGaaacagaaatatataataaccaaaaataaagttattgatttaccttattatttttttattccaaGTCTCACCTAAAAATAATTCTATTGAGTTTTGTCCTCACTTCAATCTTTGAACACtgtctattataaaaaaaataaattaattattttaaataaataatataaataatacttGACATTattattaacttaaaaaaaactaaaatataccTCTTTGAATCTTTGTTGTGCATTCAATGGTTAATATTTTGCTGTTTATTTCTCCTCAGTGGTTTTTCTTCATATATCTTGTTTTGGTATGGAAAGAAAATTAGAATGAGAAGAGTAGAAGACCAAAAGTCTGGGAGCcactaaaagagagagaaaagtggcGCCGATGCCTCTGATGGTTTGAAAAAAATGTTTGAAAAATGTACTAGTGTTACTTTAATTAATAGTATGGGCTTGGGTTAGTATAATAGAa includes:
- the LOC110265141 gene encoding uncharacterized protein LOC110265141 — translated: MLIEMGSCGDSAMVDDGISGGSVIEQHLCSEIPVHSDHLQKQLCSEGACSVLYSDELSSLKDGSVDLPQEGSASGGAVVVDVELHRAKDGSVDLPQEGPEGSLSGGAVVTDVELHRAKGSVDLPQEGPECSTSGSDVPDRCGDVLPNECGNADMLQLENTSEHDCQNHSRICCGNNEGSGLKTRGMCSERNFQDEGNSDIPSESVTVTGLQEHCVQHVVQKDEKLNVFPSVNDDSAVMGGKNDDSSVLVDALDCVHDFRHSEMSLESEPTTDLLVGCDHKNEQGDIVRNADPLSMGVEKCDAFDGMESDACRQASPLQMQALEVPTAVCTEEDSRRGQLCDVKYGDDWNSSIDEKIKAFVDKENIVDSHVQVLSSPGCHRTLESSPVVDSPPETSVLVQGNVMKNDILQIDEKLCKLKDSHSEETTSCAPRKPLYADLDRPSIVLVTDTSLKDTHDLLPKGGVVSVNNSSAMDTVGQTDNDGKDTVEADFFAQSILLPSQRNSRRNKVGRKTQTKKASRKCNKADLTHPGGDMKINLEVARKKRSSFSKPARSSIWGL